The genomic region AAACGGTCGAGAGAGGGCGAGGCGAATGGACATGGCGAGCACGTTGACGAAGCAGCAGCTCGAGAACCTGAGGCGAAGGCTGGAGCAAGAGCGCGCGCGGATTCTCCGGGTGCTGGAGTCGGTCGAAACCACGTCTCCACGGCCCGAACAGGAAACAGAGTTCGAGGAGGCGGCCCAGCGTCAGACCGAGCAGGAGCAGGGGCTCGAAGTGGCGGCGCGAGAGCGCGCGTTGCTGGTCGAGGTCGAGCGGGCGCTGGCCAAGTTCGCTGCGGGGACGTACGGGACCGGAGAGCACACCGGCGCCGCGATCACTTACGAGCGGCTCCTCGCGGTCCCCTGGGCTCGCGAGCCCGCCGGCGGCTGAGCCGTCGTCGTGCAACTGGCAGGTACGAGCTACTTGGCGCGCAGGGGAGGGTTGAACGAGATAGTACCGGGCGCTGAACACCCGCTGAAGGTGGCACGGATCCGGTCGGGGCCCCTCGTCCCGAGCTCGACGATCCGTCCACGTGGACCGCGAGCCCGTTTCAGCGTGTGTGCCGAAGGGCGCACCGAGCGACGGACGCCAGCAAGTAGCACCCCCCAGGACAGGTTGACGGGCTCTCGCTGGAGTCCTGCGATCGACGGGAGGACCCTATGCGCGGACGCTGCGCAGCCGTACTCGGGTGTCTCGTCCTGGCCGCCTGCGGGGCGGGGGTGGTGGGGCGTCGTCGTCCCTGGAGGTGCAGCCTCATTCCGCCTCGACGCAGGCCAGCGGGGCCACGCTCACCTTCACGTCGGTGGTGAAGGGCGATTCGGGGATGCCCATCTGGACCCTCAGCGGCTCGGCCCCGGACCTCGGAACGGTCGTTCCGGTGCAGGACGCGAGCACGGTCTACACGCCGCCGGTCAAGGTCGCTGCGGCCATCACGGTGACGCTGACGGCCCAGCTGAACGATGAAGACCTCGAGCTGCTACTGGGCCCGGAGCATCGACCTGGGCTTCCACGTGCCGTGAGGCTTCTCCGCGCCCTCGCCACACCGTCGTGGACGAGGGGCTCGCGGCCGCCCGCGGTCGCGGCCTCGGCCATGGAGGACGACTGAGGCGAACGCCCGGCGAGCGATCCCCGCCCGGCGTCCTCCGCGCGCTCGAGCGCGAGGCCGGATCCGCGACAGGGGTGTCGGAACGGCCTACAGTCGGCCCGGCCGGTGGGGGGATCTCGCAGCCGAAGCGCCCCACCGGCGGTGGCGCGGTCCCTGCACCCGCCCGCGGGCGGGTGAGCCCCGCGCTCACGCGGAGGACGCATGGTGGCTCCCATCCTCGAGGCGATCGCCGCGGCGGCCTGGCTCGCCACGGGCGGCGTGGCCGCGGACGGCGCCGCCCAGGCCGCGGACGACACGCTCTCGGTCTCGCTCACCGTGAGCGGCGGCGTGTCGCTCGGGACCTACGAGGCGGGGCTCCTCTCCTACGCCATGGAGGCGGTGCAGCGGTCCCCGGGCGCCAGCCTGCCGCTCCTCACCGGGGCGTCGGCCGGGAGCCTGAACGCGCTCCTCGCGGTCATCGCCGCGTGCGGGCCGGAGCGCCCGGCGGAGCCCACCGGCTCGCTCTTCTGGCGCACCTGGATCCCGGTCGGCTTCGACCAGCTCTTCGTGGACCCGCCGGCCACGCCGCTCGGCGTCTTCTCGCGCCAGTGGCTCGACCGCGGCGCGGCCCGCATCGAGGAGGCCTGGAACCGCGGGCTCGACCGCTCCTGCGACGTGGTGCTCGGGATCTCGGCCACCCGCGCCCGGCCGCGCCGGCTGCGCGCGGCGGGCGGCCGGCTCGAGCTGCCGAGCATGGAGGAGAAGTTCGCGCTCCGCATCCAGGGGCGCGGCCCCGGGCGCCCGCCGCGCGTGACGAACTACCCGGTCCCCAACCTGTGGCCGGCCGCGCTGCTCGTCACCGACGAGGCCGGCGAGGTCGGGTTCGCGGCCCTGCGAGACCTCGTCTTCGCCTCGATGTCCTTCCCGATCGCCTTCCCGCCGCAGCCGCTGCGGACCTGCGCGGCCGGCGAGACCGCGCGGCCGGGCCTCTGCCTGGAGTCGGAGGCCCGGACCGCGCCCTACGTGGACGGCGGCGTCTTCGACAATGCGCCGCTGCGGCTCGCGGCCGGCCTGGCGCGGGTGGGCCTGCAGCGGCTCCCGGGCTCGGGGCGGCTCTCGTGGAGGGACGTCCCGGATCCGGGCGTGCGCGACGTGCCGCGTGACCTGGCCCTCGGCTTCATCGACCCGGACTCGGCCGAGTACCCCGCGCCGCGCGTCGCCGAGCTGACCCCGGACGACGGCTCCTTGCCGCGGCACGTGCAAGACCTCCTCGCGGCCTTCGTGGACACTGCCCGGTCGAAGGAGCTCGCGACGCTGCTCGAGGAGCAGCCCGGCGTGGCCGATCGGATCGTGCTCCCGACCCGGCACTACCCGGCGGCGGGCGCGCCCATCGCCGCGTTCCTCGGCTTCTTCGAGACCGAGTTCCGCGTCTTCGACTTCCACCTCGGCATGTACGACGCCTCGCGGATGCTGGCGGGCGGGGTGCACACGCCGGAGGGGAGGGTGGTCGCGCCGCCGGTGGCGGGCGCGGCGGCGCGGGGCGGCGAGGGCTGGCGGCGCTTCGCCTGCATGCGGGCCGTCTTCGACGGCGAGCCGGGCGCGGCCGACGCCTGCCGCGGCGACGCGCTCGCCGACTTCCGCGTCCTCCTGCAGGTCTCGCTCGACGAGCTCTACTCGGCCTGCGCCCGCCGGCCGAAGGCCGGGGCCGGCGACGGCGCCGCCTGGCGGAACCCGCGCTGCGAGGCCGCCGCGCGGGGCGAGCCGCCGCCCAGGGTGCCCGGGGTGACGCCGGCCGAGCCGCCCGACTGGCGGCGCCAGGAGGCGGAGCCGGAGCTGGCCTACGCGCTGCGCCTGCTCTCGGGCTACGGGTTCCGCTTCGCCGACCTGCGCGTCCCGCCGGGCCGCGAGGATCTCGCCCTGGCCCGCATCCGGCACGAGCTCGGGCGGGCGGCCCGGTCGCTCGCGGCGGTGCAGCCGGGGCCGCGCCAGGGGGAGGTCGCCTTCTTGTCGAAGCTCGCCGCCGACGCCCTCGCGTACTCGCCGCCCGACCACGCGCTGCACGTCACCATGGGGCCGGCCGAGTCGGAGGTGGGCTTCAGCCACGGCATCCGCCAGGACCTCCTGCGCACCCGGCTCGCGCTCTCGGCGGCGGCCGGGTTCCGCGGGCTGGAGGGCGTGTTCTCCTCCGGCGCGGCCGCGCCCTTCGCCGGGCTCCTCACCGCGGGGATCGAGGCCCAGCCGCTCGGGAACTCCGCTCTCTCGCAGTTCCGGTTCGGGCTGCGGGGCGGCTGGTCCTTCGCGTCGGGGGACGACTACGGCGCCGGGCACTGCGACGTGGCCGCGTCGTCGAGCGTCTCGGCCTGCTCCCGGCCGGTGGTGCAGGCCCTCGTCGGCCTCACGGCGCTGGAGCGGTTCCGGATGCAGCTCGTGGGTGAGTGGTTCCCCGGCGTCGGCGGCCGCTCCACCGCCTGGTCCCTCGCGCCGGGCATCGGGCTCGAGCTCGGCTTCTGAGCGGCGCCTGCCAGGAGCCCCCTGGGGCGGCGGGCGGCCCGATCCGTCCACCTGTCACGGCCGCGCCGGGGGATTAAAATGATCGCCTGTGAGAGAACCCCCCATCGCCCAGAACACCCACGCCCCGACCCAGCGAGGTCCCGCCGCGGCGCCCCAGGAGGAGCTGCGCGCGCAGCTCGCGAGCGCGCTGCGAATGGAGCGAGAGCTGCGGAAGGCGCTGGAGGAGCACGAGCGGCAGGTGCGCCTCTTCGACGGCGTGACCTCGACCACCCCCGACTTCGTCTACGTCTTCGACCTCCAGGGCCGCTTCGTCTACGCGAACCGGCGGCTGCTCGAGGTCTGGGGGATGCAGCTCCCCGACGTGATCGGCAAGACCTGCCGGGAGCTCGGCTACGAGCAGTGGCACCACGACATGCACATGCGCGAGATCGCGCAGGTGATCGAGACGAAGCGGCCCATCAAGGGCGAGGTGCCGTTCAGGGCCCCGCTGACCGGGATCTTCGGCGTCTATGAGTACATCTTCACGCCCGTGCTCGGGCCCGACGGCGCGGTCGAGAGCATCGCGGGCACGACGCGCGACGTGACGGACCGAAAGCGGGTCGAGGAGGCGCTGCGCGAGAGCGAGGAGAAGCTCCGGCTCGCGAAGGACGCCGCCAAGATGGGCGCGTGGGACTGGAACCTCCTCACCGGCGAGCTGCACTGGACCGACCGCTGCAAGGCGCTGTTCGGGCTCGAGCCAGGGACGGTGATGAGCTACGAGGTGTTCGTCGGCGCGATCCACCCGGAGGATCGCGAGCGCGTCGAGGGCGCCGTCCGCGCCGCGCTCTCCGACCACAGGGACTACGACGCCGAGATGCGCACGGTCTGGCCCGACGGGACCGTCCACTGGATCGCGTCGAAGGGGCGGGCGACGTTCGACGGGCACGGCCGCGCCGTGCGCATGGCGGGCATGGCGCTCGACATCAGCGACCGGAAGGGCACCGAGGAGCAGCTGCGGGAGGCCGTCGAGCGCCTGCGCGAGGCCGACCGGCGCAAGGACGAGTTCCTGGGGATGCTCTCCCACGAGCTGCGGAACCCGCTCGCCCCCATCCGCAACAGCATCTACCTGCTGGAGAAGGCCCCACCCGGCAGCGAGGCGTCGCAGCGCGCCAGGGCGGTCATCTTCCGGCAGACGGAGCAGCTCGCGCGGCTCGTGGACGACCTCCTCGACGTGACCCGGATCTCCCGCGGCAAGATCGAGCTGGAGCGCCAGCGGCTCGACGCGCGGGTGATCGTCCGGCAGGTCACGGAGGACCTGCACGGCGTGTTCGAGCACGCCGGGGTCGAGCTGCGCGTCGAGCACATGGGCTTCGCGCCGGCGTGGGTCGAGGTCGATCCGACGCGCCTCTCGCAGGTGCTCGGCAACCTGCTCCAGAACGCGGCGAAGTTCACCCCGAGCGGCGGCAGGGTGACGGTGTCGCTCACGAGGGACGAGCGCTGGGCCGAGCTGTGCGTCCGCGACACCGGCGCGGGCATCGCCGCCGCGGAGCTGCCGCACGTCTTCGAGCCGTTCGTCCAGAGCGAGCAGACGCTGGCCCGGAGCAAGGGGGGGCTCGGGCTGGGGCTCGCGCTCGTGAAGGGGCTCGTGGAGCTGCACGGCGGGACGGTGCAGGGCCGGAGCGACGGCCCCGGCCGCGGCGCCGAGTTCGTGGTGCGCCTGCCGCTCGTCCTCCCCGCCCAGCTCCCCGCGGAGACGCGCCCCGCGACCCCGCGGGCCCAGCGCCGCATCGTCCTCATCGACGACAACGTGGACGCCGCCGAGACGCTCGCGGACGTGCTCGCGCTCGAGGGGCACAGCGTCAAGACGGCGCGAGACGCCCGATCGGGCATGGCGCTCGTCCGGGAGGAGCGCCCGGAGTTCGTGCTGTGCGACGTCGGCTTGCCCGACCTCGACGGCTACGACGTCGCGCGGGCGCTCCGGCGCGACCCGGCGCTGCAGGACGTCCGCCTCGTCGCGCTCAGCGGCTACGCGCAGCCGGACGACCGCGAGCGGGCGCGGGCCGCGGGGTTCGTCGCCCACATCGCCAAGCCCGCCGATCTCGACGAGCTGCGGCGGCTCCTGACCGAGGAGCCCTAGGGGACGCCCACCCCGAACCCCCACGTCAGCCCGACCCGGAGCTCGGTGGTGTCCACGCCGCCGGCGCGGGCGCGCCGCACCGCCGCGTCGAGCGACAGCCCCTCGCTGAAGCGCCAGATCGCCCCGAGGAGGCCGGAGAGGGTCTCGGGGGAGCCTCGCTCGCTCTCGACGAAGAGCTCCGCCACCGGCCGGACGGGCCACGCGTGGTGGCCTTCCAGGATGACTCCGCCGAAGACCCCGGGCTCGTGCGCCCGGGTCCATGCCACCGCGCCGTTCACGTGGACGGTCAGGTCCGTCCAGCGCTGCGAGACGATCCCGGCCCACTCGGCGCCCACGCCGGACTCTCCGTTCCAGGTCGGGAGGAGGGCCCCCGCCTCCGTCGCGACGCTCAGGCCCGGCTTCTCCTGCAAGCTCCCCTCGCGCAGGACGTGCTTCACGGAGAGCGCGGTGTCCTCGACCCTGAGCCGGGGCTCGTGGATCTCGCCGCCGAGCTGGACGAAGTGCCGTCCCTCGAGCACCACCTCCCAGCCGTCGGCGAAGCCCCAGTTGAGGATGGCGCTCGGAGCGACGAGCGTCCGGTCGGGGCCCTGGACGAGGTAGCCCACGGGCCCGAGCTCCAGCTCCACCGTCCCCCGGTCCGCCACCGCCGCGTCCGTCGAGTTGAACGGACGGTAGGCGAGCGCCGCCAGGGGCCAGGACAGGGTGAGCGCGACCAGCGTGAGGAGCGGACCGCGACCCACCACGGTGAGGGCTCCTCAGCGGCCCGCCCGGACCTGGAAGGGCAGGGTGAAGCGCGCGAGCTCGCGCTGGTCGCCCTGGAACGACCGGGCGTTGTAGCGGTTCAGGTCGTAGACCAGGGTCGCCTCGAGCGTGTAGGCGCCGTCGCGGGCGCCGGTCTGCCACGTGAGCACGCGCTCCTCCCCGGCGCGGAGCGGCGCCTCGTGCGGCCCCTGCTCGTCGGCCTGCGTCGCGGCGATGCGGTCGGGACGCTTCGCGTCCTCCGCGAGGAAGGCGCGATCGTCTGGCCGGGGGCCGTACCACGGCGCGAACATCCACTCCCGCGTGGCGAGGACCTTCCCCTTGCGATCGACGACGCGGGTCTGGAGGTAGATCGCCCGGCGGTTCGATCCGGTGGGCACGGAGTGCCCGGCGCCCACGTTGATCACGTGGAGCTCCACGTCGGGGCGATCCTTCTGCGGCTGGAGGAGCACCACCGAGAGCGCGCTCCCGAGCCGCTGCCCCGAGTGGCCGCCGGTCCAGAGGTGGCGCGCGACGGCGCGGACCGGGACGTCCGGGCCCTCGGCGGTCTTCCGCTGGGTCCGCGGCATGTGGCAGTCCTGGCACTGCTGCCGCCCGAGCCCCGGGCCGGCGAAGTCGTCCCGCCACTCGAGGTAGGTCTGAGTCTGCTTGCCCGGGACGCGCTTGCCCATCGCGTGGCAATACGCGCACATCTCGCTGCGCGACATCCGCTCGTCCGCGACGGTCGCGTGCGGCGCCTCCACCCGGTGCGGGCCGCGGACGTTCCCGTCGGGCGTGAGGTGGCAGGCGGCGCAGGTGATGCCCTCGCCCTGCGCTTCCTGGCGGGGCTGCGGCTTCGCGAGCTCGAGGGTGGTGGGCTCGGGGATCGCGAAGGGCTGGGGGAAGTGGCAGACGTTGCACTTCTTCCCTTCCTCCTCCGCCTCGCGGGCGTGGATGGGCCAGGGGTCGGTGCCGGCGACGGCGTGCGCGCTCGCCGCCACGGACGTCTCGGCCGGCAGCTCGAGCGTCTTGTCCCCCTGCGTCCGGAGCTTCACGCCCGGGTATCGCATGTCGCTGCCGAAGCCCTCGGCGTACTCGCGGTAGATCGCCCGGTGGCACGCCCCGCAGTCCGACGACGGAGTGGCCGTGCCTCGCGGGAAGTCCCTGGAGGGCGTGAGGGTCGGCGCCGCCGCGCCCGCCGCGCCCGCGGCGGGCGGGGGCGCCGCGGGCTGAGGGGCCTGCGCGAGAGCGGCCCTCGCACCGAGGGCGAGGAGGAACGCGGTACCTGCGGCGACGGCGAGACGATGCATGCGAGGCCTCCGGCGGCCAGCCAACGGGCGCTGCTTCAGTGCGCCGTTTCCTATGACAGCTGCATCACGGGGCGCAACGAGCCGGCGCTCGCCCGCTTCGGGTCACCGGGAGGGCGCGAACGGGTCGGCCAGCACGAGCAGGCGGCCCTTCCCGGGATCGCAGACCCAGACGTTCCCCTGATCGTCCGCGGCGGCGCAGTGCGCGTCGGGCGCGGCGGGGACGGTGCCGAGCGGCCGAAGCTCCCCGTGCTCCCCCACGCCGACGATGCTGAGGGTGCCCGCGTCGCCCGCGGGGACGTAGAGGTGCGAGCGCGCGTCGCCGTAGGCGAGCCCGTCCACCCCCTCGCCCGTCGCGACCGCGCCGGCCGGCTTGCCCTGCGACACCTCGAGCGCGACCGCCTTGCCCTCGTCGCAGCCGACGAAGAGCAGTCCCCGGCGCGCGTCGAGGGCGAGCCCGCGCGCGCCCCGGCAGCCGTTGGGCCAGCGGGCGATGACCGCGCGGGCGCGCACGTCGATCGCGAGGGTCGCGTCGCGGAAGGTGTTGGTGTACGCGCGCCCCCTCGCGGCGTCGACGACCAGCGACTCCGGTCCCTCCGGGACGGCGATGACCCCCGCGCGGGCGAGCGCCGGCGCGGGCGCGCGCGTGAACCGGAAGAGCTCGACGCGCTCGCGACCGGGCTCGGTCACCCAGACCTCGCCCGTGGCCTCGACCCACCGGACGTAGTCGGGTCCGCCTCCGAGCGTCGCCCGGGCGACGATGCGGCGCTCGCGCGGATCGACGGCGACGAGGGTCCGGTCGGTCCGGTCGATCGCGAAGACGAGCCCGCCGCCCGCGTCGGCCGAGGTGGTGCCGTCGGTGTGCCCCTTCGTCGCCGAGCCGGTTCGGCTGAACCCCTCCACCGACTCGATGGCTCGCGTCCGGGGGTCCACGAGGTCGAGCCGCCCGGTCCGTCCGGCGGGCACCACCACGCGGCCCAGCTCCGGAGCGTAGCGGAGATCGTCGAAGCCGATGCCCGCGTCTCCGCCGGGCATGGGGAGCGGCGCCGGCGCGACGGCGTCCCCGGCGGCGAGGGCGGCGGCCAGGAGCAGCGCGGCGGGGCTCACGACAGCGGACCCCCGAAGAGCCCGGGGGCGAACGCGCGGAGGAGCCCGAGGACGCCGCCTCCGAGGACCACGGCGACGACGTTGAGGCGCCACTTCCAGAAGGTCATCGCGGCGAAGGCCGCGAGCCCGAGGGTGACCGTGATCCCGTCGATGGCGCCGCCCGGCATGAAGGCGACCCGCGCGAGCGGGATCGAGATCGAGAAGATGAGGCCCACCACCCCGGAGGTGATCCCCTTGAGGAACTCCTTCAGCCCCGGGCGCGAGGTGAGCCAGTTCATGTACCGGGCCGCGGGGAGGACGAAGAGGAACGAGGGCAGGAAGAGCCAGAACGTGGAGAGCGTCGCGCCCGTCCACGGGATGCGCGCGCCCTGGCCGGCCAGGAAGCCGACGAAGATGCCGATGGAGATGAGCGGCCCGGGGGTGGTCTCGCCGAGCGCGAGCGCGTCGATCATCTGGCGATCGTTGATCCAGCCGTGGGTCGCGACGGCCCCCTCCCGGATGTAGGGCAGCACGGCGTAGGCGCCGCCGAAGGAGAAGAGCCCGACCTTGAAGAAGAAGACCGAGATGTCGAGGGCCCGCCGCGCCACCGACTCGGCCGCGTCCGCGCGGCTCGCGGCGAGGAGCACGGCGCTCGCGGCGGCGGCCCGCGCCCAGGGGCCCGCTCGCTGCCGGGCGACGAAGAGGAGCCCGCAGCCCACGAGCACGAGCACGAAGGGGAGCCGCAGGAAGTAGAAGGAGACGAAGGCGGCGGCGGCCAGCGCGACCGGGAAGACGCCCTTCAGCGCGGCGCGGGAGATGCGGACGAGCGCGGCGAGGAGCAGCGCGAGCCCGACCGGGCGGAAGCCCCAGAGCGCGCCGAGCACCTGCGGCGTCTTCCCGTAATGGACGTAGATCCACGCGAGGGCGGAGAGGGTGAAGTAGCCGGGCAGGATGAAGAGCACGCCGGCGAGGACCCCGCCCAGGTAGCCGCCCTTCTTGTAGCCGGCGTAGATGGCGAGCTGCAGCGCCTCGGGGCCGGGGAGGAGGTGGCAGAAGTTGAGGGCGCGGACGAACTCGTCCTCGTCCATCCACCTCCGCCGCTCCACCATCTGCAGGTGCATCAGGCCGATCTGGCCCACGGGACCCCCGAAGGCGAGCCAGCCGAGCTTGAGGAAGTACCAGAACAGCTCGCGCATCGGGACGCGCCCGGCCTCGCCCGGCGGAGCCTCTACGCTGGGCCTGGGCCGCTCGTCCACCGCCTCACCCTCCCCAGGGCCGATGTAACAACTGAACCTGACAGGTTCAACCGTGCGCACTCCACGCGGGAGGAGGTGCCCGGGCGAGCGAAGGGGCGACCGCCGGGCGAGCGCGCGAGCGGCTCCGGCGTCGCGCCGCGCGCTCGTTGAAGCCGGAGATTCAGTTGTTATATGGGAGGCGCGCGCATGAGACCCCACGCCCCGAGCGCCCCGCCCGAGCGGACCCGCTGGCTCGTGCTCATCCACCAGATCCCGCCCAGGCCCGCCTACCTGCGGGTGAAGATCGGCCGGCACCTCCAGCGCATCGGCGCGGTGGCGATCAAGAACTCGGTCTACGCCCTCCCGCACAACGAGGAGACGCAGGAGGACTTCCAGTGGGTCCTGCGGGAGGTCGTGAAGGGCGGCGGAGACGCCTCGATGCTGGAGGCGCACTTCATCGAGGGCCTGTCCGACGGGCAGGTGCTCGCGCTCTTCCAGGCGGCGCGAGAGGCCGACTACCGCGAGGTCGCGGAGGAAGCGCGGAAGGTGGCCGCCTCGCTGCCGAGGCGCGGGCCTCCCCCCGAGAACCGCCGCAACGAGGTGGCGAACCAGGTCGCCCGGCTGAGGCGGCGGCTTTCGGAGGTCGAGGCGATAGATTTCTTCGGGGCGCCCGGCCGCGAGATCGCCGAGGGCGTCGTTTCCGCGATGGAGTCACGCATGAAGCCGCTCAACGAGTCGCGCGCGCCGACGAAGCCCAGGCTCCTGCGCGAGGACTACCGGGGCCGTACCTGGGTCACCCGGACCGGGATCAAGGTCGATCGGATGGCCAGCGCCTGGCTCATCCGGAAGATCATCGACCCCGAGGCCCGCTTCAAGTTCGTGCCCGCGAAGGGCTACGCGCCGCAGCCCGGCGAGCTCCGGTTCGACATGTTCGACGCCGAGTTCACGCACGACGGCGACCTCTGCACGTTCGAGGTCCTCCTCCAGCGGTTCGGCATCGACGATCCCGGGCTCCGCGCCATCGCGGAGATCGTCCACGACGTGGACGTGAAGGACGCCAAGTACGGGCGCGAGGAGGCGTCCGGCGTGGGGCAGGTGGTCGCCGGGATCGCCGCGGCCCACGCCGGCGACGAGGCCCGCCTCGAGCGGGGCGCCGCCCTCTTCGAGGACCTGTACGCGCTCCATCGGACCGGAGACGCCGCCCGGTGAGCGCCCGCACGCGCGACGACACCTTCCTGGCGCACGTGCTCGACCTGCTCGAGCCGGTCGGCGCGGTCGCGCCGCGGGCCATGATGGGCGGCCACCTCGTCTTCTGCCGCGGCGTGTCCATCGCCCTGCTCTTCGACGACCGGCTCTACCTGAAGGTGGACGCGCAGACCCAGGCCGCCTTCGCGGAGGCCGGCGGCGAGCCGTTCGTCTACGAGTCGAGGAACGGCACGGTGGAGATGAGCTACTGGACGCCGCCCGACGGCGCCCTGGAGGAGCCACAGGAGATGAGGCCCTGGGCCCAGCTCGCGCTCGAGGCGGCGCTGCGGGCGAAGCGGCCCGCGAAGAAGGCCTCCGGGCTCCGGAAGGCCCCGTCCAAGGTGAAGGTGGGGGCCCGGCCGAAGAAGCGGCGCAGCCGGTAGCTCCGGGCGGCGCGGCTACCCCTCGAACCGCGCCTGCGGGTGCGCCAGCTCCGCGAGCGAGCGCTGCTCGACGTCCCTGCGGACCGCGGTGAGCGTCCCGTCGGGCTCGAGCGTCACCACCCTGCAGTCCGAGATCCGCATGATCCCCTGCTTGCGGAGCGCCGACCGGAGCTCGGCCAGCGTGAGCAGCTCCTGGCGCAGCGCGCTCACGTGCACCTTCCCTTCGCTCACCACCCGGATCGGCTTCCCCTGCACGACGCGCTCGACGCCGCGCCAGCGCCAGGTGGCGTAGCCCATGAGCCAGTTGAGCGCGACCAGCGTCGCCGCGCTCACGAGCCCGCCGGTGAGCGAGTTGTCGCCGGCGTTGATCGAGTTCTGGACGGCGTTCGAGATGACCAGGAGCAGCACGAGGTCGAAGCTCGTCATCTGCGCCAGCTCGCGCCGGCCGGCCACGCGCAGCGCGAGCAGCAGGAAGGCGTAGACGACGACGGCGCGCAGCACCAGGGCCGGGATGGAGGCGTCGGGGAGGAGGAGGTGGCTCATGGCGCGAACCTACCGGGCCGCCGGGCGGGCGTCTCGTCCCAGGTGCCGGGGGCCCCGCGCGCGGCG from Anaeromyxobacter paludicola harbors:
- a CDS encoding PAS domain-containing hybrid sensor histidine kinase/response regulator, whose protein sequence is MREPPIAQNTHAPTQRGPAAAPQEELRAQLASALRMERELRKALEEHERQVRLFDGVTSTTPDFVYVFDLQGRFVYANRRLLEVWGMQLPDVIGKTCRELGYEQWHHDMHMREIAQVIETKRPIKGEVPFRAPLTGIFGVYEYIFTPVLGPDGAVESIAGTTRDVTDRKRVEEALRESEEKLRLAKDAAKMGAWDWNLLTGELHWTDRCKALFGLEPGTVMSYEVFVGAIHPEDRERVEGAVRAALSDHRDYDAEMRTVWPDGTVHWIASKGRATFDGHGRAVRMAGMALDISDRKGTEEQLREAVERLREADRRKDEFLGMLSHELRNPLAPIRNSIYLLEKAPPGSEASQRARAVIFRQTEQLARLVDDLLDVTRISRGKIELERQRLDARVIVRQVTEDLHGVFEHAGVELRVEHMGFAPAWVEVDPTRLSQVLGNLLQNAAKFTPSGGRVTVSLTRDERWAELCVRDTGAGIAAAELPHVFEPFVQSEQTLARSKGGLGLGLALVKGLVELHGGTVQGRSDGPGRGAEFVVRLPLVLPAQLPAETRPATPRAQRRIVLIDDNVDAAETLADVLALEGHSVKTARDARSGMALVREERPEFVLCDVGLPDLDGYDVARALRRDPALQDVRLVALSGYAQPDDRERARAAGFVAHIAKPADLDELRRLLTEEP
- a CDS encoding chromate resistance protein ChrB domain-containing protein, whose amino-acid sequence is MRPHAPSAPPERTRWLVLIHQIPPRPAYLRVKIGRHLQRIGAVAIKNSVYALPHNEETQEDFQWVLREVVKGGGDASMLEAHFIEGLSDGQVLALFQAAREADYREVAEEARKVAASLPRRGPPPENRRNEVANQVARLRRRLSEVEAIDFFGAPGREIAEGVVSAMESRMKPLNESRAPTKPRLLREDYRGRTWVTRTGIKVDRMASAWLIRKIIDPEARFKFVPAKGYAPQPGELRFDMFDAEFTHDGDLCTFEVLLQRFGIDDPGLRAIAEIVHDVDVKDAKYGREEASGVGQVVAGIAAAHAGDEARLERGAALFEDLYALHRTGDAAR
- a CDS encoding TfoX/Sxy family protein, translated to MSARTRDDTFLAHVLDLLEPVGAVAPRAMMGGHLVFCRGVSIALLFDDRLYLKVDAQTQAAFAEAGGEPFVYESRNGTVEMSYWTPPDGALEEPQEMRPWAQLALEAALRAKRPAKKASGLRKAPSKVKVGARPKKRRSR
- a CDS encoding TraR/DksA family transcriptional regulator; this encodes MDMASTLTKQQLENLRRRLEQERARILRVLESVETTSPRPEQETEFEEAAQRQTEQEQGLEVAARERALLVEVERALAKFAAGTYGTGEHTGAAITYERLLAVPWAREPAGG
- a CDS encoding YncE family protein, translated to MSPAALLLAAALAAGDAVAPAPLPMPGGDAGIGFDDLRYAPELGRVVVPAGRTGRLDLVDPRTRAIESVEGFSRTGSATKGHTDGTTSADAGGGLVFAIDRTDRTLVAVDPRERRIVARATLGGGPDYVRWVEATGEVWVTEPGRERVELFRFTRAPAPALARAGVIAVPEGPESLVVDAARGRAYTNTFRDATLAIDVRARAVIARWPNGCRGARGLALDARRGLLFVGCDEGKAVALEVSQGKPAGAVATGEGVDGLAYGDARSHLYVPAGDAGTLSIVGVGEHGELRPLGTVPAAPDAHCAAADDQGNVWVCDPGKGRLLVLADPFAPSR
- a CDS encoding patatin-like phospholipase family protein, with amino-acid sequence MVAPILEAIAAAAWLATGGVAADGAAQAADDTLSVSLTVSGGVSLGTYEAGLLSYAMEAVQRSPGASLPLLTGASAGSLNALLAVIAACGPERPAEPTGSLFWRTWIPVGFDQLFVDPPATPLGVFSRQWLDRGAARIEEAWNRGLDRSCDVVLGISATRARPRRLRAAGGRLELPSMEEKFALRIQGRGPGRPPRVTNYPVPNLWPAALLVTDEAGEVGFAALRDLVFASMSFPIAFPPQPLRTCAAGETARPGLCLESEARTAPYVDGGVFDNAPLRLAAGLARVGLQRLPGSGRLSWRDVPDPGVRDVPRDLALGFIDPDSAEYPAPRVAELTPDDGSLPRHVQDLLAAFVDTARSKELATLLEEQPGVADRIVLPTRHYPAAGAPIAAFLGFFETEFRVFDFHLGMYDASRMLAGGVHTPEGRVVAPPVAGAAARGGEGWRRFACMRAVFDGEPGAADACRGDALADFRVLLQVSLDELYSACARRPKAGAGDGAAWRNPRCEAAARGEPPPRVPGVTPAEPPDWRRQEAEPELAYALRLLSGYGFRFADLRVPPGREDLALARIRHELGRAARSLAAVQPGPRQGEVAFLSKLAADALAYSPPDHALHVTMGPAESEVGFSHGIRQDLLRTRLALSAAAGFRGLEGVFSSGAAAPFAGLLTAGIEAQPLGNSALSQFRFGLRGGWSFASGDDYGAGHCDVAASSSVSACSRPVVQALVGLTALERFRMQLVGEWFPGVGGRSTAWSLAPGIGLELGF
- a CDS encoding NapC/NirT family cytochrome c, yielding MRYPGVKLRTQGDKTLELPAETSVAASAHAVAGTDPWPIHAREAEEEGKKCNVCHFPQPFAIPEPTTLELAKPQPRQEAQGEGITCAACHLTPDGNVRGPHRVEAPHATVADERMSRSEMCAYCHAMGKRVPGKQTQTYLEWRDDFAGPGLGRQQCQDCHMPRTQRKTAEGPDVPVRAVARHLWTGGHSGQRLGSALSVVLLQPQKDRPDVELHVINVGAGHSVPTGSNRRAIYLQTRVVDRKGKVLATREWMFAPWYGPRPDDRAFLAEDAKRPDRIAATQADEQGPHEAPLRAGEERVLTWQTGARDGAYTLEATLVYDLNRYNARSFQGDQRELARFTLPFQVRAGR
- the chrA gene encoding chromate efflux transporter yields the protein MRELFWYFLKLGWLAFGGPVGQIGLMHLQMVERRRWMDEDEFVRALNFCHLLPGPEALQLAIYAGYKKGGYLGGVLAGVLFILPGYFTLSALAWIYVHYGKTPQVLGALWGFRPVGLALLLAALVRISRAALKGVFPVALAAAAFVSFYFLRLPFVLVLVGCGLLFVARQRAGPWARAAAASAVLLAASRADAAESVARRALDISVFFFKVGLFSFGGAYAVLPYIREGAVATHGWINDRQMIDALALGETTPGPLISIGIFVGFLAGQGARIPWTGATLSTFWLFLPSFLFVLPAARYMNWLTSRPGLKEFLKGITSGVVGLIFSISIPLARVAFMPGGAIDGITVTLGLAAFAAMTFWKWRLNVVAVVLGGGVLGLLRAFAPGLFGGPLS